The sequence below is a genomic window from Mycobacteroides abscessus ATCC 19977.
CGTTGGCGGTGGTTAGGGAGGGGGCGAAAATGGTTACACAATCGTAGGATTCGCATGCCGGAACCACGCCTTCGGTCGAGATGACGCCGACTGTTGGTTTGATGCCGACAATGCCCTGCAGCCCCGCCGGCACGCGGCCGGAACCGGCGGTGTCGGTGCCGATCGCGATATCGGCCTGTCCGGTGGCGACGGCCACGGCGGATCCCGAACTGGAACCGCCGCTGATGTACTCGGGACGGCGGGAGTCCGATACCGCGCCATACGGGGAGCGCGTGCCCACCAGCCCGGTCGCGAACTGGTCCAGGTTGGTCTTGCCCACCACCACGGCGCCTGCCGCACGCAGCGCCGCGACGGCCGGCGCATCCTGATCGGGTACGTATGCGTACTCGGGGCAGGCGGCGGTAGTCGGCACGCCGCCCACGTCCACATTGTCCTTGACCGCCAGCCGTACACCGGCCAACGGCCCTGATGAGGCCTCCAATTCGGCAGCGATGTCATCCTCGGGGCGGCGCATGATCCAAACCGTCATGTCAAGCAAGGTACGGGTGCCCTGACCCATCGGCCACTTATCCCCAATCCAATGTTCATCCACAACCACCGTCCGGACGTGCCCACGTCTGTCGGCGGGTGTCGGTGTCGCCGGGGTTACTGGAGTCACCAAGAGCACCCGCCAGTGGTGCGGAGACAGAGATACAGAGACAGGTAAGAAAGGGCACGGACCATGTTTGAAACTCCAGTGACTGTGATCGGTTCCATCGTCGGGGACCTCAAGCGGCGCCAGGTCGGATCCGACGAGATGATCAAATTCCGCGTCGCCAGCAACGCGCGCCGACGGCGCGAGGACGGCAGTTGGGTGAATTCGAACTCCCTCTTCATCAACGTCACGTGCTGGGGCCGACTGGTTACCGGCGTCGGCGCTGCGCTGGGAAAGGGGGCGCCGGTGATCGTGCACGGTCATCTGCACACCAGCGAGTTCGAAGACAAGGACGGCAACCGTCGTCAGGTGACGGAAATGAAAGCGATCGCGGTGGGGCCGGACCTGTCGCGGACCATCGCCCGGATCGAGAAGGTCGGGTACACCGGCAAGCCGGACGATGCCGAGGCGGCCGAGCAACCCGATCCCGGTGCCGAGGAATCGGCAGTAGTGCAGCCGGAAGGGGGCGAGAGCAGCGAAGAGTCGGTGAACCTGCGGTTGAGCGCTTAACCCAGGGCTGACACCGGCGACTGCGTGGTCGCCTCTCACCTAGGATGGTTCGGGCAGCTCAGCAGAACGGTCGTGAGCTGCGGCGAAAGAACTTAGAGGAGAGGCGACAGCGCGGCATGGCTGAGTACATCTACACGATGATGAAAGTCCGCAAGGCGCATGGCGACAAGGTGATCCTCGACGATGTCACCCTGAACTTCCTGCCCGGCGCAAAGATTGGTGTGGTCGGCCCGAACGGCGCCGGTAAGTCCAGCGTCCTGAAGATCATGGCCGGTCTGGACAAGCCGAACAATGGCGAGGCGTTTCTGGCCAACGGGGCCAGTGTCGGGATCCTGCAGCAGGAGCCGCCGCTGGACGAGACCAAGACGGTGCGCGAAAACGTCGAGGACGGCGTGGCCGTCAAGGCCAAGCTCAACCGGTACAACGAGGTCGCTGAGCTGATGGCCACCGACTACTCCGATGAGCTCATGGAAGAAATGGGCAAGCTCCAGGAGGAACTGGACGCCGCGGACGCCTGGGATATCGACTCCCAGCTGGAGCAGGCGATGGATGCGCTGCGCTGCCCGCCGCCGGACGAGCCGGTGACGCACCTGTCCGGTGGCGAGCGCCGCCGGGTGGCGCTGTGCAAGCTGTTGCTGTCGAAGCCAGACCTGCTGCTGCTCGATGAGCCCACCAACCACCTGGACGCCGAGAGCGTGCTGTGGCTTGAGCAGCACCTGGCTACTTACCCGGGTGCCATCCTGGCCGTGACTCACGACCGATACTTCCTGGACAACGTGGCCGAGTGGATCCTCGAGCTGGACCGTGGTCGTGCCTACCCCTATGAGGGCAACTACTCCACCTACCTGGAGAAGAAGGCAGAGCGTATCGCCGTGCAGGGGCGCAAGGACGCCAAGCTGCACAAGCGCCTGCAGGAAGAGCTCGCGTGGGTGCGCTCGGGCGCCAAGGCGCGGCAGGCCAAGAACAAGGCTCGTCTGCAGCGATACGAGGAGATGGTCACCGAGGCGGAGAAGACCCGGAAGCTCGACTTCGAGGAAATCCAGATCCCCACCGGCCCGCGACTGGGCAATGTGGTGGTCGAGGTCGAACACCTCGACAAGGGTTTCGAGGGCCGCGCCCTCATCAAGGACCTCT
It includes:
- a CDS encoding single-stranded DNA-binding protein, coding for MFETPVTVIGSIVGDLKRRQVGSDEMIKFRVASNARRRREDGSWVNSNSLFINVTCWGRLVTGVGAALGKGAPVIVHGHLHTSEFEDKDGNRRQVTEMKAIAVGPDLSRTIARIEKVGYTGKPDDAEAAEQPDPGAEESAVVQPEGGESSEESVNLRLSA
- the ettA gene encoding energy-dependent translational throttle protein EttA, whose amino-acid sequence is MAEYIYTMMKVRKAHGDKVILDDVTLNFLPGAKIGVVGPNGAGKSSVLKIMAGLDKPNNGEAFLANGASVGILQQEPPLDETKTVRENVEDGVAVKAKLNRYNEVAELMATDYSDELMEEMGKLQEELDAADAWDIDSQLEQAMDALRCPPPDEPVTHLSGGERRRVALCKLLLSKPDLLLLDEPTNHLDAESVLWLEQHLATYPGAILAVTHDRYFLDNVAEWILELDRGRAYPYEGNYSTYLEKKAERIAVQGRKDAKLHKRLQEELAWVRSGAKARQAKNKARLQRYEEMVTEAEKTRKLDFEEIQIPTGPRLGNVVVEVEHLDKGFEGRALIKDLSFTLPRNGIVGVIGPNGVGKTTLFKTIVGLENPDGGEVKVGETVKLSYVDQSRAGIDPKKNVWEVVSDGLDHIVVGQNEMPSRAYVSAFGFKGPDQQKPAGVLSGGERNRLNLALTLKQGGNLILLDEPTNDLDVETLGSLENALEQFPGCAVVISHDRWFLDRTCTHILAWEGSDDNPASWFWFEGNFQAYEENKVERLGIDAARPHRVTHRRLTRD